From Paraflavitalea devenefica, the proteins below share one genomic window:
- a CDS encoding tetratricopeptide repeat protein — MQWLFLQRMLWVLLYATTFSCRGKNTAPAPEAISALDLKRGDLISCGTTTQQFGSVTFAIAGSATVKAAFTLGLKLLHSFEYDEAEKVFAGIIDEQPSCAMAYWGIAMSNFHPLWTPPSVTELTKGSKAVAIAQALPLSKKEAAYIDAIAAFYANWEKVDHRSRCLNFEKAMEKLYTAWPDDHEAAALYALALNAAADPADKTFQKQRKAGAILQALFPGEPNHPGIVHYLIHTYDAPELATLALPAARKYASVAPSSAHALHMPSHIFTRLGLWDEDIQSNLASVSSAQCYAQAIGKEHWDEELHGMDYLVYAYLQKGDNTRAKQLLDNLNAIREVHPANFKVAYAFAAIPSRFLLENRYWKEAADLKPPTANLVWNDHPWPKAIVHFTRLMGAVHTGNKEAANTELQVLKQIQDTLIAQKDIYKANQVDIQIKTGEAWIHWKAGRQEQALGSMTLAAELEDKTEKHPVTPGEVIPAREFLGDLLLQLNSPDKALEAYEQDLKKHPNRFNGLYGAGLAAQKTGNLEKAGYYYRQLLAVADTAGSRRPELEIVRTRILQNLKD; from the coding sequence ATGCAATGGCTTTTCTTACAACGGATGTTATGGGTGTTGCTTTATGCCACCACCTTTTCGTGCAGGGGAAAAAATACAGCGCCTGCCCCGGAGGCGATCAGCGCGCTGGACCTTAAGAGAGGCGACCTTATTTCCTGTGGAACTACCACACAACAATTTGGTTCAGTGACCTTTGCCATTGCCGGCAGCGCTACTGTGAAAGCAGCCTTTACCCTTGGTTTGAAATTGCTTCATTCCTTTGAATATGATGAAGCAGAAAAGGTTTTTGCCGGTATTATTGACGAGCAGCCCTCCTGCGCCATGGCTTACTGGGGCATAGCGATGAGCAATTTCCATCCCCTCTGGACGCCCCCTTCCGTAACAGAACTCACCAAGGGCAGCAAAGCCGTTGCCATAGCACAGGCCCTTCCTCTATCAAAAAAAGAAGCGGCTTATATTGACGCTATTGCCGCTTTTTATGCAAACTGGGAGAAGGTAGACCATCGCAGCCGGTGTCTCAACTTTGAAAAGGCCATGGAAAAATTATATACAGCCTGGCCGGATGACCATGAGGCAGCGGCCCTGTATGCCCTGGCATTGAATGCGGCGGCTGACCCTGCTGATAAAACGTTCCAAAAACAACGGAAAGCCGGCGCTATTTTACAGGCTCTTTTCCCCGGTGAGCCCAACCATCCAGGCATCGTGCATTACCTTATTCACACGTATGATGCGCCCGAACTGGCTACCCTCGCCCTGCCGGCTGCCAGGAAATATGCTTCTGTAGCCCCCTCTTCGGCGCATGCCCTGCATATGCCTTCCCATATTTTTACCAGGCTGGGACTGTGGGATGAAGATATTCAATCGAACCTGGCCTCCGTTTCATCCGCTCAATGCTACGCACAGGCAATCGGGAAGGAGCATTGGGATGAAGAGTTACATGGCATGGACTACCTCGTTTATGCGTACCTGCAAAAAGGTGATAATACCCGGGCAAAACAACTGTTAGATAATCTTAACGCGATTCGCGAAGTTCACCCTGCTAATTTTAAAGTAGCTTATGCCTTTGCCGCTATTCCTTCCCGCTTTTTGCTGGAAAATAGATATTGGAAGGAAGCCGCGGATCTGAAGCCACCCACTGCCAACCTGGTATGGAATGATCATCCCTGGCCTAAAGCCATTGTCCACTTCACCCGCCTCATGGGTGCTGTCCATACCGGCAATAAGGAGGCCGCTAATACCGAACTACAGGTACTGAAACAGATACAGGATACCCTGATAGCGCAAAAAGATATTTACAAAGCCAACCAGGTGGATATACAGATCAAAACAGGTGAAGCCTGGATACATTGGAAAGCAGGCAGGCAGGAGCAAGCACTGGGCAGTATGACCCTGGCGGCTGAATTGGAAGACAAGACCGAAAAGCATCCTGTGACACCCGGTGAGGTAATCCCGGCCAGAGAGTTCTTAGGCGACCTGTTATTGCAACTCAATAGTCCTGATAAAGCCCTCGAAGCTTACGAACAAGACCTGAAAAAGCATCCCAATCGTTTTAACGGATTATATGGGGCCGGACTGGCGGCCCAAAAAACCGGGAACCTGGAAAAGGCCGGTTATTATTACCGGCAATTGCTGGCAGTGGCAGATACTGCCGGGAGCAGGAGACCGGAGTTAGAGATAGTCAGAACCAGGATCTTGCAGAATTTGAAGGATTGA